The Pogona vitticeps strain Pit_001003342236 chromosome 3, PviZW2.1, whole genome shotgun sequence genome includes a window with the following:
- the ATOH7 gene encoding transcription factor ATOH7 has translation MKPCQLNNSMDSGLETEVQCRSGTVCAAKCGSERLENAAKRRLAANARERRRMQGLNTAFDRLRKVVPQWGQDKKLSKYETLQMALSYIMALTRILSEAERYSTEKDWINFHCEHFHQESCHQAYTGQKVAAAEIDPYAQRLFSFPSDHY, from the coding sequence ATGAAACCCTGCCAACTGAACAACAGCATGGATTCAGGACTGGAAACAGAGGTCCAGTGCAGAAGTGGGACAGTCTGTGCAGCCAAATGTGGCTCTGAACGCTTGGAGAATGCGGCGAAGCGTCGTCTGGCAGCTAACGCCCGGGAGAGGAGGCGCATGCAGGGGCTCAACACAGCCTTTGACCGCCTCCGCAAAGTGGTCCCCCAGTGGGGACAGGACAAAAAGCTCTCCAAATACGAAACCCTTCAGATGGCCCTGAGTTACATCATGGCCCTGACAAGGATCCTTTCAGAGGCTGAGAGATACAGCACAGAGAAAGACTGGATTAACTTCCACTGCGAGCACTTCCATCAAGAGAGCTGCCACCAGGCTTATACGGGACAGAAAGTGGCCGCTGCTGAAATCGATCCATATGCACAGAGGCTTTTCAGCTTCCCGTCTGATCACTATTAA